The genomic interval GCAGTGTCGCGTGGTAGGAAGTCACATGCGCCTTTCTGAACATTCCTTGAAGGGTGTAGGGAGAAACAAACCTCAGAGGCCCTGCTGTCATGTAATTCCTTTCATAACCATGCTCTAAGTTAGAAGTCATTAGGTTTTTGCCTTTATTAATGCTGTTGAGTGGTTATTCCCTCTCCTCGCTGGCCTGAGTACTAgcaattttcttctaatttccagCCTACACGTATTCAGGGCCAGTTCGTACCCATGGCCAAATTTTGTTACTGTGTCAGTCAGTTCCCTAAGTCATAAACTTCTCTGGAAAAACACACCTGCCTGAGGGAAAGTACGTAACCTGGTTTTTGACCTGGCTGAACGAAATTACCAAGTAAAGACCAGACAGTTGTACAGAACTGCAAGATTTTTGAGAAGGGCACTCCCTTTCTGGTGACGGGCTGATAGCAGATTCTGGCACCCATCAGGGCAGCACTGCAGGTTGTGGAGCGAGCCCCTTCTTGGAACAGGCCCCGCAGGAGGGGAGTCGTGTGTTGTAGACTGGCCTTGGGTGGAGATTGCTTGCTGTTGTTCTCCATAATGATGTCCAAAAATAAGCAGTAATTTGCTTTGTCTGAGCTCCCTTGCCACTTTACAATGTGGCCATTTTCCTATCCCCAGCCCTTTCACCCACCTCGTAATTCCCCCAACAGGGTTACCAGCACAATTATTTTGGGGCCAGATGATGAACTGGGTCCCTGAAATGGgccagaattaaaaaatacatattggaGGGGGTTGAGatatatttgtatgtgtaaCTGAGACTGCTTCTGTGATCACAACTTGCACAGCCATCCATATGACAACTGAGGGGGCAGCTAACAGTGTGGGAGTCAGAACGAGCAGTGGAGGCTGGGAACCTGTTAAGCCAGCCTTGCCGCCTAGGGAAGGGCTCCCTGCTGTGTTCCAGTTCAGCCATTCttaatgtttttgttctctCTGGGTGATTTAACTCACTCTGTTTCACCAGTTTCACCACTTGTACCAGCACAAGTGAGCGAGGACACAGGCATGAACGACTAGCTGGTAGTAGCTGCCAAAACAACTGCTTGTAAAACTCTGTCTTAAAATGTTGGGCTTTGCACTGCGGGATTGAGGAATAGGCTCATGCTCTGTTCTGCTGCCCCTTCTACAGGAACAGAAACTTCTAGCACTGAGGAAGGGTAGTAAGTTGGGGGGACTTAACACCCTAAACCAGTGCACCAAGGTTTGCCAGCTTGCCTTTTACTGAATAACTAAGaccagatttttctgaaacGTTGCCAAGTCAAGAACCAAGTCATATGTTGTCAAGATGAATCTTGGTTGAACAGAGCCTTTTGTAACAGCCTGATACACTCCCATTTCTTTATTATGACAGCCAAGGCTGTACTCTCTCTGTAGTCTTGTTTACTTAATAAGAACAGAGAGTCTTAAAGAAGTTAACTGttaatgtgaaatatttccttttcatactGTCGTCCCTGAAGTCATACAGCACTTTCAAAGCTGATGGTTTAAAACCTACTATTTGCTATAGAATTCAAGGTAACTTATTCCATTTTTACTCAGATTTCTGGGGGGGGTACTGCATATGTAACTGCTTAAATCAGTTACAACAATAAAATCCAGAATGTGTGACAGTGTTGCATTAAAAGTTTCTGAACACAGTTGCCACtatacaaaattaaaaggaaacatgaTTATCTGCTGTTACAGTGTCACATACACAGGCACTTGTCTTGCCAGTAGTTTGAAATTTAACAGCTTTCCAGCATATGAGCCTGCAATCTTGCTGGGAGCGTAAGacctcagaaagaaaactagaaagtTGTATACAAACTTTGGGCAAGCATCTGGAGATAGACATTAAGTGTGGAATTGTTGTAGGATTAGGAGTAGCAAGTAACTGCAGGAATACAACAGAGGACTGTAGgagaacaggagagaaagaaaggaagtgtATGAGGACATTAAACACAGATTCATGAATATTGCTGCCCATGGATGGGTAGAAGAACCATCCGCTAAAGAGTCTGGGTTCTTCACAGTCTCCTTTGGGTAGCTCTGTTGCTGTGTAGGGACTATAAATCCAATTCAGCTAATTGTATAGAGATGTCCTCAgcatgattttctttctgattaaaGTTGTTTCATTGCATGGCACCGTGGGTTATAAAGTTTGTTGTTGAGGGGTATCTTATTTTTACATAACAATGGTAATGTTAGTACTGATTTTGCACAGCtccttgaaatgaaatatttagacCAGCAGGTAACTGTGCTTTTTGTTCGTTTAACCAAATGTTTATGTTCCTTATTATAGGGTTCACTTTACTTCCTTTTCAAACATCTTTTCCTCTTAGAATAAAACCTTAACTAATCCTTCACGGGATAATGCACTTGGTAACGCACTTGGGAAACTGTTACCGTGAAACAGAGAacattttggagaagaaaaggaacaagagaGGCTTTCTATCAATCTCTTTTTGGGAGCGTTTGGGTTGATAAATAGTTAAATTTTAACTTGTCTAGAAAAACAGATACCTACCAATTTTATATTCCAGTCCTTGGTCTATTTCTGCAAGACGTGGGAGGGCCTGgaacaggcagagcaggagcacaAATCTGAAACTCCCACATCTCAAGTGAGACTATTTCAGAGTGATTATCTCACTTGTTCGTACTAGAAATTCCATCTGGAAGCTGAGAAGTCTTTCCCAGTGAAACTTgccaaaaaagtttttttctcactgaaagaaactttaagaaaaattgcTAACCAACTGTAATTGAGAATTTGATTCCAGTCTAAGTTAATTGACAAGTTCGTGTTGCTGCAGTCCAGCTTCAGACCAGGCCTTtgatgcttcttttttaaagcaaaagcagaaaaagaaagaaaaacaggtaaatTTTTAATCCAATGACAAAATAGTGACATAATTGTGATCAATAATTAGAatatacttaaaaagaaaatataaacaaatttgCAACAATCTTGCCAAAAATGTCAATTTTAACAATGACAGAGGGCGGTGAggtactggaacaggttgcccagagaggctgcggatgccccatccctggaagtgttcaaggccaggttggatggggctttgaacagcctggtctagtggaaggtgtccctgcccatcgcaggggggttggaactaggtgatctttaacatcccttccaacccaaacgattctatgattccatgatcTCAcaagtctggtttttgcctcGGACTCTTTCTGAAAAGCATTAGTGGGACTACCTGAATTTAATTCAATCTggaaggtttggggttttatggAAATATTGGTTTCAAACACTTTCAGAGTACTTCCTTCATTAGTTTCATTCCACAGTTGTGCCTGCCTTTCCTGAAAAGACCTTTACAGATAAAAGAAAGACCCGTAAATCCTACCACACCAtataaaggtgtttttttcattaaaaaaattaaaattatacacTTGCAAGTTATTATTACTCTTAAAGACTGTTGGGGGAGATGCAGAGACAGATACATACCCATAAACTAGCCCTCAGAACCTTATTTCCTACGGAACAAAAGCTACAAGTTGTGAATAACCTGCATGATTTCTGgagaataaaatacagatttattaaGTACAGGAGAAAGTATGTCCCATAGAAAGACCACCCTGCAGTGATTGtagttgtttgttttcccttggaGACAGAACTCCCTGAATTCTGCCGTGCGTTCCTTCTGCCCGAAAGCAGTTATTCCCCAGTACCGTGAATGCGTTGCCCGCTGGTGACCGAATTACTCCTTGCCGCTTTTACCTCCGCCTTTGTCAGGCCCCTCGCACCCAAGCAGCCGGGGAGCCAGCCTCCGCAGAGAGCCGAAAACCCCAGCTGCCCGCCCgtccgcccgccgccgctcccgcccggTACCACCAGCTACCGGCAGGCCACCGGCCCGCCTTCCCAAGGCGAAGGAGCTGCTCCCGTAGGTCCCGCAGAGCAGGTACAGCCTCACAGGAGCATGCCTGCGGCGGCACGGGCACCACTAAGGGCGACCCGACGCCGAAGCTAACCCTGCCTCCGCGGGCGAATTCCGCCCTGGGCCCCACTGCCCCGTACCCCCCACCGTCTCCCACCTCGCCCCCCCGTACGGCTCTAGCTGTAACACAGGCGGCCGCCCGTGTTGCTGAGCCTGGGCCCCGTCCCCGGCGGCTCCTCCCGGGACCACGCGGCCTGCCGCGCCGCCCCGGGGCAGTCCAGGGTGGCCCTGGGCccgcggaggggaggggagcggagcggagcggcgccCCGATGGGCGACactgccccgccccgccccgctgccggggCTCGGAACGTCACTCAATACGTCCTTTCCGCATCCGGCGCAGCGGCCCTTCTAGCCAGGTGGGCGCTGAGGCGGCTCTATGGTGAGACGCCGGGGCCTGGGGCGGCCGGTGCCGTGCCGCCCCGCTCGGTGAGGGCAGCTGGGCCCCCGCCGCCTTCCGCCGCGGTCTCGGACTCCGCCCTGGGCGGCCTCCTGCCCTGCGAGAGGGGCGTCGCGGGGAGCGGCAGCGATGAGCGTCGCGGAGCGGCCCGAGGAGAGGGAgacggcggcggccgcggccaGCCCCGAGCGCTGGCTGGGTACGTGAGGGGCGGCCGGGCTGGGCGGAAGGTGCAGCGAGGTCCGAGGAGGGGGCTGGGGCCGCAggcggccgcccccggccccggtcaGAGCTGAGCGcccgcggggagcggggcaCGCCGCCGTGGGACGGGGCTTTGGCTCCGGCGCCCGTCCCCGGCGAGGGCGGTCAAAAGTCTTACGGTTGGATTCGCTCGGAAACGAAATGCGAGGCGCTGTTGTCGTTTTCTCCCACGCGGTGTGGCTTGTAGATTAAAGTTTTCTGTCTTGGGAGAGCTCTGCACGCAGTAAATAATCACAGCTTGCCCGTATGAAATTTACAGTACCTGTTAACTAACTCTTGCAAAGTTTCGGAGTTCGGCGTGTGCTGTTTTAATGAGTTCTTCATGTGTTTTGGGTGACAGGCTAAGACCTTTATTTGGTGGGCCTAGGTTTTTTCTCtaactttgaaagcaaagagtGGGAGTGTGTTAACGTTCAGGTATTCTTGATGCATAGCCAGAACAACTGATAttgccccttttttttcctcagtagaCTGGAGtacatggaatttttttttgtataaggTGTCTTTAGACTACTCTAGTTCCCTCTTTCTGTTGTGCTGGTGTTCAGATAAAACTGTTCCACCAGGAAGCTCATGATACAGGACTGGGAATAAAGGAGGGataaagaggggaaagaaaaaggaagtgcTGTTTAGTTAATAAAGTGCAAAGAatgattttttcattgttgaaaTGCTTTTAGTTTTTACACAGGAAAGTATAGTTGCCCTAGGTGAAACCTGAAGTCTGTGCTGACCTGTCACATTCAACCTTGCTATTCTTTGGTGTAGGTCATAGTGATGCATCTCCAGATGAAGGAGTAGAAGAAGATCTGCCTTTAATAGATGAGAAAGCTGTGGAGCAGCTAACTGAAGGATTGATTTCTCATTATCTGCCTGATCTTCAGCGATCAAAATCAGCACTACAGGAACTTACGTAAGCAAATTTTTAAACCCAACTTCTTATGTGTGCATGCTTTGCCACTTCTTTCAGTATAATGTTTTAGTTACCCTTAACTGGAATATAGTTTATTGTAGCATTTCTGTGTTCTGACTATAGCACCCTGAATAGCTAAGTGATTTGCAGGAGTACTTGGGGGTGTATAAGCTGTGTAGCCTATCAGAACTTTGACTGAAGAATGTATAACACTAGAACACTAAAATTCCCTAAGCCAGGTATAGCAGAAGACATGTAGATTTCTCAAATGCTTGTTCACTTCTGTAGTGGAAAGTCTGCTGAAAGctggatttattttgcttgctgAGATGCAGTTCATATTCAGGGCAGCTTGTAGTATGGTATATTGTTTGTTGTCCAGTCTCTAAATTGTGTTGCAAAAGATAAGACttggaaaatataattaaggAGGTAAACAGATAAGAATTCTTCGTACATTGGCATCTCACTGATAACTGAGAATAGTTTATTTCAAATGCAGGCTGGAGCTGCCATGGATGCAGAGATACTGGAAAGGGCTTTACACAGATCCATCTCAGGTTTTGCAGGGTACATTGATTTGGGTTTCACGATGCATGATGTGGTCACGCTGCTGCCAAGGACAGCCTGTGTCTGGAAAGGCTTTAGCAGATTTGTGTGGGATGGAGGATCCTTAATAAAGCACCAAGGATCCATGGAAGTTCTATACAGAAATAACTTAGTCCTGCAGTGTGATGTAGAGGCACCTGAGTGGAAAATCAAGAGCTAATTGTTTTCCCCTTCATTCAACCTGGGTTGTTTACtcactgcagcctgcagagtcCCTGTTCAGGGTTTTTGGATAGTCATCCTGAATATCCATGCTGTATGATGCATGCTGAATTTGTGTGTACTCAGCTGGGATTTTTCTAAAACCATTTACTCCTGTCTTTATTGAAATCACCTAGCAATGCATAAGAGGAATCTGATATTGggaaacatgtatttatattgTTACAATCAAAAgtagtatttatttaaagggCTGGTTGAAAAGCATATGTGCTTCATTACTTTGGTTTtatgcatctttttttgtttcagacagAACCAAGTGGTATTATTGGAAACATTAGAacaagaaatttcaaaattcaaagaGTGTAACTCCATTCTTGATATCAATGCCTTGGTAAGTACTATTAATGCTTTCTTAAATCTCTATTAGTGtagatttttttgctgaagCATTAGTAGTAACTTGTGTATTTTCCTTGTTCTCAATGACCTACAGAAAGAGAACCAACCAGTTCAGATATTCGGGACAAATTGTTGCTGGAGCGGGTGCGGAACCAGCATATTTCCCTTAAATAGGAAGGGCACTGGGAAGAAACAGCAGGCTCAGTCAGCCAGTGGTAGTTAAGCCTAGTTGTTCAAAACCAGTAGCCAAAGCAAATGTATGCCATTTTTTGGCAGGACTGAGGCTCCAACGTGAGCTGTGTGCACCTCTCCAGGCTAGCAGGAAGGGTGCGTCAAACACTGATATATGGTGCATAAAatggtaatatttttattctgtttaatgAGTCGTAATTCAGTAGATTACTGGGTTTATCTGTTGAGATATGGTAGTGTTCTATATTAATACATGTACTATGTTGAACATGTTTAATCCATTATCAAACTGTTCCAGTAATCACTGTTTTTGATGGCTGTTTTGCTGTGTAGCTGTAGAAAACAACTGTTCAGACTTCACAGTCACTGCTTTAATGGTTATGTTTTTGAAGTTTTCAGAAGCTAAACACTATCACAACAAGTTAGTGAATATTAGAAATGAAATGATGATGCTCCATGAGAAGACATCAAAGTTAAAAGTGAGTgggataaatatttttactttccaaCATAGATATTTAATTATGTATTATTGACTTCCAACTTTTATTTTGGATGCACACTGGAAGTTCTGATTAAAATAGAATCTTCAATCCTTATCTTAAATGGATGTTTTCAGTAGTGCCAAACCATGTATGTTTTCAAACTTCCACTTCTATCTGTGCTCAAGCAACTTATGCATCTGAACTACTAGTAAATCTCAGTGTCATCATCGTGTTTAGGTGCTATAAGAATCATGCTTTCTTCTGTCGCTTAATCCACTCCATTCCAACTCGTTCTCTCTgttgtttcagtttctgtgcctttttaatgaaaactagATTGTCATAAATGTAAGCGTTTCTTCTATTGAATGTAATATGAACAGTGGCATACGTTCACTGACTTGATGCTATATAGGCAGTCTCTGGTTGCATTCCGGCAAGCCCAGTCCTTCAGTATGTTCAACAAAAGGATTTTCTCTTGGAGGCAATAAATTGCACAGTATGCACCTTGTCTGGTACACACGAAGGATGACTTTTACTGAGACTGAAGGGAATCCAGTTTGTATTTTCCCTGTGTAGATCACAGACTTGCCGTTTCTGAATGGTAGGATGGAagtgggagggaagaagaaaaaatgaacagtttatGCAGCATTCAGTCATGAGCAGGGTGAATTGGAGAAGATGAGAGAATGGGAGGGATTTTGTTGGTAGCTCCAACTTAAAAACAGCTATAAAACTTccttattttcttgtcttttctctttagaaaagaGCACTTAAGCTGCAACAaaagaggcagaaggaagaacTAGAACGAGAACAGCAACGTGAGAAGGAACTTGAAAGAGAGAAGCAGTTAACAGCAAAACCTGCTAGGAGGACGTGAAAGCAGAGCATGCAACAACTTGTCCGAATTAATCATTTCTGCATTCTCTGGGATTCAGGCAGACTTTGCTTAAACTAGCAACAGTCTCTCTATGATACTGTAAATTCCAAAATGGTAATAATAGCGTTGGTAACATTcaaattttttcatttcagccatTCAAGTTGCCTTCTTTTGTAATGCTATGCAGTTTGATCTTATTATAATGTaagttaatttttatatatgtatataggaGAACTTAGGCATCACAGTTTTAAATACctatccattttttttcatctgttcttcTGGTGTTTAGAATTCTGAGAGATATTTGGTGACTGGCATACatgtttttcagacaaaatacagaatactAGTTAGAAGTTCAGTTCTCATCACTGGACTTCAGTGGCCACCTATTTCACTGAAACTGCTTTGATTCAGGCAGTTGGGATCTTTTTTTGATGGCCTGGTTCATAAATACTGACTTTGTGCAGCCTTAGTTTGGTCCATCTCTAATGAACTGAAGAAACTTCCAGTGTATTTGCCTGAAAGCTCACTTTATTGCAGCagtcattatttttttgtcatcaaGTAACTTTAACAACAGTTTTAATGTAACTTTCGAATAAGTTCCCAGCTAAATTGGTTGCAGGGGGGAAGCAGAACACTAAAGATTCTCAAAATTTATGTGTGCACAGTGCAAAGACTAATGAATTTGTGCTTCCCCAAATATTTGAGTCAAATGAGGGAACTGTTGCTCCTGTAATGGTTCAGCAGGAAGACTGTGTGGTCAAAGCAGATTTCCGTGGAATTAGAAGTTgtagtttcttcattttgtgcgacaaaataaaacacaaccaAAACTAAGCGATTTTCCCTTCATGTGAAATTCAGTTACCTGTAGGAAAAactactacatttttttccttaacaaatTATTCATTTGCACTTTGGGGTTATGTAAGAGAATTTTTGTTGTGCTGTCCTCACCCAAATTGATGATTATTAGCGTATACTGATGATAAATGGAATGGAGGTTGATATCCATTTCTCTGAATGTAAATGCTTTCTTGCAGCACTTGGTGTGAACTCCCATTCAAATGAATGTACATGTTGTCTAGACTGgtaaaagagctttaaactgTTTGTTCCTACAGTCTAACAAACTAGTTATTTTAtatctgtgttattttttaagtagTAATGTAAGCGGTGTGTTTTGAAGTAAGATGAAGGGTACGCGATGTAaagttttccataaaatatgTATGGTAAGGTATCAGAGGGGCACAgtcaattttactttttcttccattttagaTGATTTACACAGTGTACACCTGTCTGGACTCTTCTGTATTGTAATTTTTTGAACTACTTTCCTGTTCTTAAtatttgtcatctttttctgtgaaagactTACTCTAACGAGTAATCATCCAACATGCAAGGTAAACTGGGATAATGTTTTGGGGCAAGGAGAACAAACTACTTGAAGTAGTCTGAAAAGACACTGAAATGCTGTTACTGAAGCAGTAATAGATTAAAACTTTCCACAGGTATTTTTCCTTTAGGTTGACTTGTGTCTGTTAATTGCCGGTGGATTGTTGACCTGTGCTGTGGTTTGTATGTATTTCTAAGAGAAATGTAAAGAATTTCCACAGTCCATTTTTGGAGCAGAATGTACATAACTAAatgttgtttaaatattttattttgtaatgtaaTCTCAAAATTAGATTCTTGGAATTTAAACAGTTCTTATTAAAGTATAGCATGAAACTAGATGCCTCAGTATCCAAATCGGGATTAAATTCCTGTGGTATTTCTTGATTTGTGTTCCCTCATCTAGAATCCAGTGTAGAGTTTCAGGTTGTGGTCTCTTTCTGCGAAaaactgtgaggttttttttttccaaagaactgtgggtgtttttttttgttttg from Aquila chrysaetos chrysaetos chromosome 5, bAquChr1.4, whole genome shotgun sequence carries:
- the BLOC1S6 gene encoding biogenesis of lysosome-related organelles complex 1 subunit 6; protein product: MSVAERPEERETAAAAASPERWLGHSDASPDEGVEEDLPLIDEKAVEQLTEGLISHYLPDLQRSKSALQELTQNQVVLLETLEQEISKFKECNSILDINALFSEAKHYHNKLVNIRNEMMMLHEKTSKLKKRALKLQQKRQKEELEREQQREKELEREKQLTAKPARRT